The Streptomyces bacillaris sequence CGGGGATGTCGGAGGAAGCGCCGGTTCCAAGGCAGAAGTCCACTCCGGGGTGTGACCCGGTAGGGATTGAGGAACGCTCTCTGCGGGGCGGCCCACACGGCGAAGGCTCTCCGGGATTCTCCCGGACCCGACCCGGGGGCCGCCCCGCAGCGGTGTGCGGGCAGATGAGTGTTCGGATCGACGACGAGTACGGATCGACGACGAGTGTGGATCGACAAGTCGACAGGCCGACAGGTGGGCAGGCCGAGAGGCCGGACAGGTGGGGGTTGGGATGGGATTCTTCGACGGCCTGTGGCCGGCGCGCGCGGCACAGTTCGACGCGGACAACGGCACATCGAGCGCGATCACGCTCTCGAAGCGCAATGCCACGGTCTCGCTCAGCAAGCAGGGCCCGCTCTCGGGCAACCTCCGCGTCAACCTCTCCTGGCGGATGCGCACCTCGGACATCGAGGGCCGCTCCCGCCAGGGCGGCCGGCTGCGGCGCCCCCTCAAGCTCTTCCAGCCCGAGGTGGTCCAGGCGCACACCCAGGGCGTCGTCAACGTCGACCTGGACCTCGGCTGCATGTACGAGCTGGCGGACGGCACCAAGGGGGTCGTGCAGCCCCTGGGCAACCTGATCGGCGACCTGAACAGCCCGCCCTACATCCGGCTCAGCGGCGACGACCGCTTCGGCGCCCCCTCCGGGGAGACGGTCTACGTCAACCTCGACCAGCGCGACCAGTTCAAGCGGCTGCTCTTCTTCGTCTACATCTACGACCGGACGCCCGCGTTCGACCGTACGCACGCCAAGATCACGCTCTACCCGGGCAACGGCCCCCGGATCGAGATCGAACTCGACGAGCGGGCGCCGCAGGCCCGCTCCTGTGCGGTGTTCACCGTGGAGAACGTCAAGGGCGAGCTGATCGTGCGGCGCGAGGTGAAGTTCGTCTACGGCTTCCAGTCCGAGCTGGACCGGCTCTACGGCTACGGCATGC is a genomic window containing:
- a CDS encoding TerD family protein; translation: MGFFDGLWPARAAQFDADNGTSSAITLSKRNATVSLSKQGPLSGNLRVNLSWRMRTSDIEGRSRQGGRLRRPLKLFQPEVVQAHTQGVVNVDLDLGCMYELADGTKGVVQPLGNLIGDLNSPPYIRLSGDDRFGAPSGETVYVNLDQRDQFKRLLFFVYIYDRTPAFDRTHAKITLYPGNGPRIEIELDERAPQARSCAVFTVENVKGELIVRREVKFVYGFQSELDRLYGYGMQWGRGYKSRT